The following proteins are encoded in a genomic region of Anas acuta chromosome 28, bAnaAcu1.1, whole genome shotgun sequence:
- the LOC137845725 gene encoding proline-rich protein 9-like, with product MSYYEQCKQPCVFPSFCVKKCNQCVEPCEPVCVEPCSNICVKPCSTQCVEVCAPKCVDVCQAPCASECTTCCTTQCVEPCSTQCTTQCTTQCVEPCSTQCTTQCVEPCTTQCVEVCPPTCIDACIKPCETQCPTHCTTQCVEPCISQCCTKCVEPCPPACVEVCAKKCDTCETVCLEPCGTVCSHPC from the coding sequence ATGTCTTACTACGAGCAGTGCAAGCAGCCCTGCGTGTTCCCTTCCTTCTGCGTGAAGAAATGCAACCAGTGTGTGGAGCCCTGTGAGCCAGTGTGCGTGGAGCCCTGCAGCAACATCTGCGTGAAGCCATGCTCCACGCAGTGCGTGGAGGTCTGTGCCCCTAAGTGTGTGGATGTCTGCCAGGCTCCCTGTGCCTCCGAGTGCACCACATGCTGCACCACCCAGTGCGtggagccctgcagcacccagtgTACCACCCAGTGCACCACCCAGTGCGTGGAGCCCTGCAGCACGCAGTGTACCACCCAGTGTGTGGAGCCTTGCACCACGCAGTGCGTCGAGGTCTGTCCCCCCACATGCATTGATGCCTGCATAAAGCCCTGTGAAACCCAGTGCCCGACCCACTGCACCACCCAGTGCGTGGAGCCCTGCATCAGCCAGTGCTGCACCAAGTGTGTGGAGCCCTGCCCGCCGGCGTGCGTGGAGGTGTGCGCTAAGAAGTGTGATACGTGCGAGACCGTGTGCCTGGAGCCATGCGGCACTGTCTGCTCTCACCCGTGCTAA